In Aspergillus luchuensis IFO 4308 DNA, chromosome 1, nearly complete sequence, the following are encoded in one genomic region:
- a CDS encoding uncharacterized protein (COG:S;~EggNog:ENOG410PTBF), protein MCMKVNCSNCNKATWWGCGAHIPSVLDSVPESERCTCAPKVVRDGKEYPPKAEK, encoded by the exons ATGTGCATGAAAGTGAACTGCTCGAACTGCA ACAAAGCCACCTGGTGGGGCTGCGGCGCGCATATCCCCTCCGTTCTGGACTCGGTTCCGGAGAGTGAGCGCTGCACTTGTGCGCCGAAGGTGGTGCGCGATGGAAAGGAGTACCCGCCTAAGGCGGAGAAATGA
- a CDS encoding putative amino acid transporter (COG:E;~EggNog:ENOG410PGUG;~InterPro:IPR013057;~PFAM:PF01490;~TransMembrane:11 (i137-156o168-187i225-243o249-269i281-303o347-363i375-397o417-438i480-500o506-530i568-593o)) gives MATEIEPAEIPPVLGVLPAYGQDRETHLKMVPRADGARARLDPNVTLEEYMYWANIERQLEEEENRQYVLERGPLTVGKVIQNRFSKGVHHDREKKGAQNSPQIDGEKGMVASTPSDSSLAVSDEEWRNASRALRTAGWGTIFYLITTDVLGWANAPFVFASVGYGPAVALFIVFGCFAGFSGWILWRVFLELDSTRYPLINFGDTYYRVFGAWSRHLVNIGQSLQLLMSVSVLVLGNGQILAQLTNESICFVACMIIMMVIGMVCGSIRSLQRLGWLTNAAVWLNIADFIMIMVAAGGKFGIDYSAVTQSSLIKAIEPVKVFAGPPPNQYQIQATGFSGQFTGVDQMVYSYGGAILFISFLAEMRRPWDFWKGLLCAQLFICLVYIFFGAFVYSFYGQYSISNIYNVVEPKGLQEAVNIVYFLTTIIACSTVPRFSFFTRKPPLTNLVLYFNIGMKSVYQQIFMEIFNCPDISTKRGRLLWYGLGPIYWIIAFVIAAAVPNLSGISSMVGAALILNFTYTLPGVLYVGFRCQKDAALPGEGYDPASGVTTRHDSGMQRYVRGFKKHWMVNCFCIFYFCGGLACSGMGMWAAITGLIEEFGPGGTVATSFGCAAPV, from the exons ATGGCTACCGAAATCGAGCCGGCGGAGATCCCTCCTGTGCTGGGAGTCCTCCCAGCATACGGACAGGATAGAGAAACCCACCTGAAGATGGTTCCACGTGCCGATGGTGCTCGCGCTCGGTTAGATCCGAACGTCACCCTCGAGGAGTACATGTACTGGGCCAATATTGAGCGtcagctggaagaggaggagaaccgTCAGTACGTGCTGGAGCGTGGGCCTCTGACCGTCGGCAAGGTCATCCAGAACCGTTTCTCCAAGGGCGTCCACCATGACCGTGAGAAGAAAGGTGCCCAGAATAGCCCGCAGATTGATGGTGAAAAGGGCATGGTCGCATCTACGCCCTCGGACTCGTCCCTGGCTGTTAGCGATGAGGAATGGAGAAATGCGTCTCGCGCCCTCCGAACAGCCGGTTGGGGTACCATCTTCTATCTGATCACCACCGACGTACTGGGCTGGGCAAACGCACC GTTTGTCTTTGCAAGTGTGGGATACGGTCCTGCCGTGGCTTTGTTCATTGTTTTTGGTTGCTTCGCTGGCTTCAGTGGCTGGATTCTGTGGAGGGTGTTTCTAGAGCTCGACTCGACGCGCTATCCCTTGATCAACTTTGGTGACACCTACTATCGTGTTTTTGGAGCGTGGAGTCGTCATTTGGTTAACATCGGACAgtcgctgcagctgctgatgTCGGTGTCCGTGCTGGTTCTGGGAAACGGCCAAATCCTGGCACAGCTGACCAATGAGAGTATTTGTTTCGTAGCTTGCATGATCATTATGATGGTTATCGGCATGGTCTGTGGAAGCATTCGGTCCTTGCAACGTCTCGGATGGCTGACCAACGCCGCCGTCTGGTTGAACATCGCGGATTTCATCATGAT CATGGTCGCGGCTGGTGGCAAGTTTGGAATCGACTACAGTGCCGTCACACAGTCCTCCTTGATCAAAGCCATAGAGCCTGTCAAGGTCTTTGCGGGACCTCCCCCAAACCAGTACCAGATTCAGGCCACTGGGTTTTCGGGACAGTTCACTGGTGTTGACCAGATGGTTT ACAGTTATGGTGGCGCTATTttgttcatctccttcctggCTGAGATGCGCCGTCCGTGGGACTTTTGGAAGGGGTTGCTGTGTGCCCAATTGTTCATCTGTTTGGTCTACATTTTCTTCGGTGCTTTT GTCTACAGCTTCTACGGTCAAtactccatctccaacatctACAACGTTGTCGAGCCCAAAGGTCTACAAGAGGCAGTTAATATAGTCTACTTTTTGACCACTATAATCGCTTGCAGTACGGTTCCTCGTTTCTCATTCTTTACAAGAAAACCTCCGCTGACCAACTTAGTTCTGTACTTCAATATCGGCATGAAATCTGTCTACCAGCAAATCTTCATGGAAATTTTCAACTGCCCCGACATCTCCACTAAACGCGGCCGCTTGCTGTGGTACGGCCTCGGCCCAATTTACTGGATCATCGCCTTTGTGATCGCCGCTGCCGTTCCCAACCTGAGTGGAATTTCCAGTATGGTCGGCGCGGCCCTAATTCTCAACTTCACTTATACCCTCCCGGGTGTTCTATACGTTGGATTCCGGTGCCAGAAGGACGCCGCACTTCCGGGCGAAGGGTATGACCCTGCGTCTGGTGTAACAACGCGCCATGATTCGGGCATGCAGCGATACGTTCGTGGTTTCAAGAAGCACTGGATGGTGAATTGTTTCTGTATCTTCTATTTCTGCGGTGGATTGGCATGCTCCGGTATGGGCATGTGGGCTGCTATTACCGGTTTGATCGAGGAGTTCGGACCCGGTGGTACAGTGGCTACGTCGTTTGGGTGTGCTGCACCTGTTTAA
- a CDS encoding uncharacterized protein (COG:D,P;~EggNog:ENOG410PGV0;~InterPro:IPR020846,IPR011701,IPR036259;~PFAM:PF07690;~TransMembrane:11 (i48-68o74-94i106-125o137-159i171-190o196-221i241-260o280-298i305-329o335-355i442-460o);~go_function: GO:0022857 - transmembrane transporter activity [Evidence IEA];~go_process: GO:0055085 - transmembrane transport [Evidence IEA]): MLATIIEDICDEYDAFSSYSWVATTYPIGLSISQPFSGQLTNLLGRRYGLVLCLSVLAVGQLLCGLAPRLSVFLLGRIIQGLGAGCIGTITAFVETDLVSMRKRALIEGIGNITYGVTLALGGVYGGGVANAIGWKWAFRIQVPFIILDIAMVAFYLNIPQGKSRPIRRPVDYVGMVALLVVIILFQFGMNAGGSVFAWNSAAVLTTLILAAVGFLAFLFWEIYKAENPHIPVRALLQRTVAASQLSSFFSNFGNTSIMYYVPVYLEVLGHSPGQSGLRFIPLALCFALGSFAAGLFVKVTAKYYYINFPVQACSVLGAVMLCTMTQTTPSWAPFVYLGIYGAGSGGAYVTRLMGLLTSADKQHLAVVQSCSFTVRNTGTTIGQTISAAIFQNLSVNSFRSLFRGQPGLADRISHNYNRLDLLSGLEKQTAIFIYLRAARGVFFLAMSVLVAAAVSTFVMQNNELVDSPRERRSAEEKGELKELKKAKDEEPPN, translated from the coding sequence ATGCTTGCCACAATTATTGAGGATATATGTGATGAATACGATGCTTTTTCATCGTATTCCTGGGTCGCTACCACATACCCCATAGGTCTCTCCATCTCGCAGCCGTTCAGCGGACAACTGACCAACCTGTTGGGCCGACGATATGGCCTTGTACTTTGCCTCTCAGTCTTAGCCGTAGGACAGCTTCTGTGCGGACTGGCGCCCCGTTTGTCAGTCTTCTTGCTTGGACGGATCATTCAGGGTCTTGGTGCAGGCTGCATCGGCACCATCACTGCTTTTGTCGAAACCGATCTAGTTTCCATGAGAAAACGGGCGCTGATTGAAGGCATTGGCAACATTACATATGGTGTTACATTGGCCCTGGGTGGCGTCTACGGGGGTGGCGTCGCCAACGCCATTGGATGGAAATGGGCATTCCGTATTCAAGTGCCCTTCATCATTCTCGACATCGCGATGGTGGCATTCTATCTCAACATCCCTCAGGGTAAAAGCCGTCCTATCAGACGCCCAGTTGACTACGTCGGCATGGTCGCTCTTCTTGTCGTCATTATCCTCTTTCAGTTCGGCATGAATGCTGGTGGTTCGGTTTTTGCCTGGAACAGCGCAGCGGTGCTAACCACCTTAATCCTTGCCGCGGTAGGATTCCTAGCATTCCTCTTTTGGGAAATCTATAAAGCCGAGAACCCTCATATTCCAGTTCGAGCCCTACTACAACGTACTGTGGCCGCGTCGCAACTGAGCTCattcttctccaacttcgGCAACACTAGCATAATGTACTACGTGCCCGTGTACCTGGAGGTTCTTGGCCACTCCCCAGGCCAGAGCGGCCTACGTTTCATTCCCTTGGCTCTCTGCTTTGCTCTTGGATCTTTCGCCGCTGGGCTCTTCGTCAAGGTCACAgccaagtactactacatcaACTTCCCCGTCCAAGCCTGCTCCGTACTTGGCGCCGTTATGCTCTGTACCATGACCCAGACAACTCCTTCTTGGGCGCCTTTCGTTTATCTCGGCATTTACGGTGCCGGGTCTGGCGGAGCGTACGTGACCAGACTCATGGGTCTCCTCACCTCGGCTGATAAGCAACATCTCGCCGTGGTGCAATCCTGTTCCTTCACTGTCCGCAACACTGGCACCACCATAGGTCAGACCATCTCCGCTGCTATCTTTCAGAACTTGTCAGTCAATTCCTTCCGATCTCTTTTTCGAGGCCAGCCTGGTTTGGCTGATCGAATCTCGCACAACTACAATCGGCTCGACCTGCTGAGTGGTTTGGAGAAGCAGACCGCAATCTTCATCTATCTCCGTGCCGCACGTGGAGTGTTTTTCCTTGCCATGTCGGTTCTGGTTGCCGCTGCGGTGTCGACCTTTGTTATGCAAAATAATGAGCTGGTTGATAGTCCGAGGGAGAGGCGGAGtgctgaggagaagggagaatTGAAGGAATTGAAGAAGGCGAAAGATGAAGAACCGCCGAACTGA
- the DCW1_1 gene encoding glycoside hydrolase family 76 protein (CAZy:GH76;~COG:G;~EggNog:ENOG410PFRH;~InterPro:IPR014480,IPR008928,IPR005198;~PFAM:PF03663;~SECRETED:SignalP(1-28);~TransMembrane:1 (n13-24c28/29o441-462i);~go_function: GO:0008496 - mannan endo-1,6-alpha-mannosidase activity [Evidence IEA];~go_process: GO:0005975 - carbohydrate metabolic process [Evidence IEA];~go_process: GO:0016052 - carbohydrate catabolic process [Evidence IEA]), with translation MMHIPQLRPWRSLLICVVWSLPCFQVLAIDLDLQNADSIKSVASDLAWDLVSFYTGNNTGDVPGNLPDPYYWWEAGAFFGTLVNYWAYTGDTTYNELTAQAILHQVGPNQDFMPANQTRTEGNDDQAFWAFAALRAAERNFPNPPADQPSWLALAQAVFNEQAQRWNTQKCGGGLKWQIYTFNSGYTYRNSISNGCFFNMAARLARYTGNATYADWANKVWDWVTDVGLIGPEYHVFDGTSEENNCTDLNHIEWTYNNGVFLLGAAHMWNYTNGDEKWRERVNGLLQAQNSFLSTNESSKNVLYEAACETVGTCQTDQFSFKAYLVRWMADTARLAPFTYETIMARLQPTAKAAAAQCVGGKTRTYCGMQWTTGTYDGTVGVGQQMAALEVVQANLLQANPGPLTHTTGGSSQGNSAAGTQTSDSSRDPSELRPITTSDRIGAGVVTGVTACLVLGVTAFMVS, from the exons ATGATGCACATTCCGCAACTTCGCCCTTGGCGGTCACTCCTCATCTGTGTTGTTTGGTCTCTCCCTTGCTTCCAGGTCCTGGCGATCGACCTTGATCTCCAGAATGCTG ACAGCATCAAGAGCGTCGCAAGCGACCTCGCCTGGGACCTAGTCAGCTTCTATACGGGCAACAACACCGGCGATGTTCCCGGAAACCTTCCAGATCCATACTACTGGTGGGAGGCGGGGGCCTTCTTTGGCACCCTGGTCAATTACTGGGCCTACACCGGAGACACCACATATAACGAACTGACCGCGcaagccatcctccaccaggTCGGTCCCAACCAAGACTTCATGCCCGCCAACCAGACGCGCACGGAGGGAAATGATGACCAGGCGTTTTGGGCGTTCGCTGCCCTGCGTGCCGCCGAGCGAAACTTCCCCAATCCGCCAGCCGATCAACCGTCGTGGTTAGCTCTCGCGCAGGCCGTGTTCAATGAGCAAGCGCAGCGATGGAATACGCAGAagtgtggaggaggattaaAATGGCAGATTTACACGTTCAACAGCGGTTACACGTACCGGAATTCAATCTCGAACGGGTGTTTCTTCAACATGGCGGCTCGACTCGCACGATATACGGGCAACGCTACGTATGCGGACTGGGCAAATAAGGTCTGGGATTGGGTGACGGACGTAGGACTGATTGGGCCGGAGTACCATGTGTTCGACGGGACGAGCGAGGAGAACAACTGCACTGACCTGAATCATATTGAGTGGACTTATAACAACGGGGTGTTCCTGCTAGGGGCAGCACACATGTGGAACTAC ACCAACGGTGACGAGAAGTGGCGCGAACGAGTCAACGGCCTTCTCCAGGCGCAGAACAGCTTCCTCTCTACGAACGAGAGCTCCAAGAACGTCCTTTACGAGGCCGCATGCGAAACGGTGGGGACCTGCCAAACAGACCAATTCTCGTTCAAGGCCTATCTGGTGCGATGGATGGCTGACACTGCCCGACTGGCTCCCTTCACCTACGAAACCATTATGGCACGCCTGCAACCGAcagccaaggcagcagcagcccaaTGTGTGGGAGGTAAGACGAGGACATACTGTGGGATGCAATGGACCACGGGAACCTATGATGGCACAGTGGGCGTGGGACAGCAAATGGCCGCCTTAGAGGTGGTACAGGCCAACCTCCTGCAGGCCAACCCTGGTCCACTCACTCATACCACGGGAGGATCCAGCCAGGGGAACAGCGCCGCAGGGACACAAACGTCAGATTCGTCCCGAGATCCCAGTGAACTGCGCCCGATTACCACGTCGGATCGAATTGGGGCAGGGGTAGTCACCGGAGTCACGGCATGCTTGGTGCTTGGGGTCACGGCTTTCATGGTGTCATAG
- a CDS encoding copper amine oxidase (COG:Q;~EggNog:ENOG410PF88;~InterPro:IPR000269,IPR015798,IPR016182,IPR036460;~PFAM:PF01179;~go_function: GO:0005507 - copper ion binding [Evidence IEA];~go_function: GO:0008131 - primary amine oxidase activity [Evidence IEA];~go_function: GO:0048038 - quinone binding [Evidence IEA];~go_process: GO:0009308 - amine metabolic process [Evidence IEA];~go_process: GO:0055114 - oxidation-reduction process [Evidence IEA]) — MAVSPHPFDSISPAEIVLATKILAAAFPGVPLRYKKIDIQEPIKSEVVPFIEAERLGKPLPAKPTRLLLVLFHRMDTMAFCKALLNADTRSVISAKELPKHVQGPGDPDELGEVEQLCLSHPAVQAEVAKLKLPPGVTVCNDPWIYGTDDPNETRRLFQCYMYIVATDHPENNHYSVPCKFSPVFDVHKRELVRMDYLPGGVDMQTTETQPWKPVETIQYAHDLLQEPLRTDLKPYIVQQPQGPSFNVDGSVVSWQKWRFRVGFNSREGLVIYNLTYDKRNVFYRLSMSEMTVPYGDPRAPYHRKQAFDVGDVGFGVTANQLSLGCDCLGHIKYFDGYRADSKGNPVLLKNVICLHEQDNGLQHKHTNYRNNAATVVRNRQLVVQMICTVANYEYIFAFIFDQAANIELEVRATGILSTVPFDNEKPGTTVPWGTNVGPGVMAPFHQHMFSFRMDPALDGFHNTVYYEDSVPLPEDENNPYLVGYTTEQTVLRTSGTANTDISRHRVFKIRNDSHINPITYKPIAYKLQTSPSQMLLSSPKSYGAKRAGFATKPIWITKYRDDELYAAGEFTNQSRESEGVEKWVQRKDPVENEDIVLWHTFGLTHNPRIEDFPVMPVERVSVMLKPDGFFTKNPALDVPPSTQSFNKSTLHPEPAATCCAPTERMGKL; from the exons ATGGCAGTTTCACCACACCCTTTCGACTCCATCAGCCCGGCGGAAATCGTCCTGGCCACCAAAATTCTGGCGGCGGCTTTCCCCGGGGTCCCTCTACGGTACAAGAAGATTGATATCCAGGAACCCATCAAGAGTGAAGTGGTTCCGTTCATTGAAGCAGAACGGCTGGGCAAGCCCCTGCCCGCAAAGCCCACTcggttgctgctggttctTTTTCACCGCATGGACACCATGGCCTTCTGCAAGGCATTGTTGAATGCCGACACCCGATCAGTAATCTCGGCCAAGGAACTGCCCAAGCATGTTCAG GGACCTGGGGATCCAGACGAACTAGGAGAGGTCGAGCAACTCTGTCTCTCTCACCCCGCCGTGCAGGCCGAGGTGGCCAAATTGAAGCTGCCTCCAGGTGTCACCGTCTGCAATGACCCCTGGATCTATGGCACTGATGATCCCAATGAGACGCGTCGCTTGTTCCAGTGCTACATGTACATTGTTGCCACAGACCATCCCGAGAACAACCACTACTCTGTACCTTGCAAGTTCTCCCCTGTCTTCGACGTTCACAAGCGCGAGCTGGTCCGTATGGACTACCTGCCAGGTGGAGTTGATATGCAAACCACCGAAACGCAACCCTGGAAGCCGGTTGAGACCATCCAATACGCGCATGACCTGCTGCAGGAACCCTTGCGCACTGATCTCAAGCCTTATATCGTCCAACAGCCCCAGGGCCCATCATTCAATGTCGACGGAAGTGTGGTCTCGTGGCAGAAGTGGAGATTCCGCGTTGGTTTTAATAGCCGCGAGGGTCTCGTTATCTACAATCTCACTTATGATAAACGGAATGTCTTCTACAGATTGTCCATGTCGGAGATGACTGTGCCGTACGGTG ATCCTCGTGCACCTTATCACCGCAAGCAGGCATTTGATGTGGGAGACGTAGGCTTTGGTGTCACAGCAAACCAACTCTCCCTGGGCTGCGACTGTCTAGGCCACATCAAGTACTTTGATGGCTACCGGGCTGATTCAAAGGGAAACCCCGTTTTGCTGAAGAATGTCATCTGTCTTCATGAGCAAGATAACGGTCTGCAGCACAAACATACTAACTACCGCAATAACGCCGCTACGGTCGTCCGCAACCGCCAATTAGTAGTGCAGATGATTTGTACTGTTGCAAACTATGAATacatcttcgccttcatcttcgaccAAGCCGCTAACATTGAGCTCGAGGTCAGAGCCACCGGTATCCTCTCTACCGTCCCCTTTGACAACGAGAAGCCCGGTACTACCGTTCCCTGGGGCACTAATGTCGGCCCTGGCGTCATGGCGCCTTTCCACCAGCACATGTTCTCTTTCCGGATGGACCCGGCCTTGGACGGATTCCACAACACTGTCTACTACGAAGATAGCGTGCCACTACCGGAGGATGAAAACAACCCCTACCTGGTGGGATACACGACCGAGCAGACAGTGCTCCGTACCAGCGGTACAGCAAACACCGACATCAGCCGCCACCGCGTGTTCAAAATCCGCAATGACTCCCACATTAACCCCATCACCTACAAGCCCATAGCATACAAGCTTCAGACCTCGCCCAGTCAGATGCTTCTCTCAAGCCCGAAGTCATACGGCGCCAAGCGTGCCGGCTTCGCGACCAAGCCCATCTGGATTACGAAGTACCGGGACGACGAGCTGTATGCGGCGGGCGAATTCACCAACCAGAGCCGGGAGAGCGAGGGCGTTGAGAAGTGGGTGCAGCGGAAAGACCCTGTTGAGAACGAGGATATTGTGTTGTGGCATA CCTTCGGCCTGACGCATAACCCGCGCATTGAAGACTTCCCCGTCATGCCCGTCGAGCGCGTCAGCGTCATGCTAAAGCCCGACGGATTCTTCACCAAGAATCCCGCATTGGACGTGCCGCCTTCGACGCAGTCATTCAACAAGTCGACGTTGCACCCGGAGCCAGCAGCCACGTGCTGTGCTCCTacggagaggatgggaaaGTTGTAG